One window from the genome of Equus quagga isolate Etosha38 chromosome 6, UCLA_HA_Equagga_1.0, whole genome shotgun sequence encodes:
- the CDKN2B gene encoding cyclin-dependent kinase 4 inhibitor B: protein MREEDKGMLGGGGGDAGLATAAARGQVETVRQLLEAGADPNGVNGFGRRPIQVMMMGSVHVAELLLLHGADPNRADPDTLTRPVHDAAREGFLDTLVALHRAGARLDVRDAWGRLPVDLAEERGHREVARYLRAAAGD, encoded by the exons ATGCGCGAGGAGGACAAGGGCATGCTCGGTGGTGGCGGCGGCGATGCGGGCCTGGCCACTGCCGCGGCGCGGGGGCAAGTGGAGACGGTGCGGCAGCTCCTGGAAGCCGGTGCGGATCCCAACGGAGTCAACGGCTTCGGGAGGCGCCCGATCCAG GTCATGATGATGGGCAGCGTCCACGTGGCCGAGCTGCTACTGCTCCACGGCGCCGACCCCAACCGCGCGGACCCCGACACCCTCACCCGACCCGTGCACGACGCGGCCCGGGAGGGCTTCCTGGACACGCTGGTGGCGCTGCACCGGGCCGGGGCGCGGCTGGACGTGCGCGACGCCTGGGGCCGCCTGCCCGTGGACCTGGCTGAGGAGCGGGGCCACCGCGAGGTTGCCCGCTATCTGCGCGCGGCCGCGGGAGACTGA